Within the Sulfurihydrogenibium sp. genome, the region TTCCAGTTTCTTTTCATAAAAATCTCACCAATTTTTAAGTTTTTGGGTACAATTTTATATGATATTACAATTAAATTGTGAAAATTTTTGGACAGTCTCAATTATAATATTAATCTTATAATACCTTGGGTGAGAAATTAGCGGTTTTTATAGAATTTTAAAAATGAGATCCTTCGGCCTTACGGCCTCAGGATGACAGGAAAAGGTTGATTGATAAGTGTTAAAAGAAGGATAACCTTATTTGTCATTCTGAGTGAAGCGAAGAATCTCATGTTTTTGTTGAATTTCTCACCCGACGTGTCTCAATTATAATATTAATCTTATAATAAATCAAAAACTCTATCCCTCTACTCTTCAAATCTAACCATGGTTACTCCAAGACCACCTTCGTGATATGGTGCATCTTCGTATTTTAGCTTAAACGGAAGTTTGTCTAAGTACTCTCTTACTGCATTTCTTAAAACACCTGTTCCATAACCATGGATTATTTTAAAGGTAGCATAGCCTTCAAGAATTACTTTATCGATGTACCTTTCTAACTCTTTTATAGCCTCTTCTTTTGTCTTGCCAATTAGATTGATAGATGGGGTTATATCTGTTTTTGATTTGGTTATTTTAAAGGTTGTTTTTTCTTCTTTTTGTGGTCTTTTTTCAAGCTGACTTAAAGGTAGCCATATTTTTATCCCGCCAAAGTTTACATTGGCCTTATCTTCTCTGATGGCAATAACCGTTCCTTCCTGAGTTTTTCCTTTTATTCTTACAACATCACCTTCTTTGATCTCTTCTGCCTTAGATTCTTCTTCTGTTTTTATCTTAATTTCTTTCTTTTCTTTGACAAATTTTTCTAATGGTGCTCCGGTTTGTCTTTCTTTTACTTCTTTTAAGACTTCGTAGCCTTCCTGTCTTATTTTTTCTACAAAATCTTGAATTTCTTTTAAGCTTTCTTTCCATTTTTCTTTTTTGTCTTTTTCAAGCTGTTTTGCTAAGTTTTCGTATTTTGCTTTTTCCAATTCTAACTGCTGTTTTAACTGGTTTATCTCTTTAATTTTTTCTTCATATTCTGATATTAACGCTGAAAATTTAGATGCTAATTCTTCAAAATTTAGTAAATCCTTAGATATTAAAGACTTAGCTTTTTCTATGATTTCTTCTTGTAAATTTAGCTTTTGGGCTATGTAAAACGCCATACTTTCGCCTACTGCATTGTAATAAATTTTATAAGTTGGTGTTAAGGTTTCTTTGTCAAATCCAACTGTTGCAATTTTAAAGTAATCGTTGTTTAATACATAAGCTTTTATTTTCTTTAAGTGTGTAGTTGCTATTACTCTTATGTTTTTTTCTTTTACATAGTCTAAAATTGCTATACCAATGGCTGATGCAAAATCAGGGTCTGTTCCTGGTATAAGCTCGTCAAATAGTAAAAGAGAGTTTTTATCTGCTAAATCTAACATCTCTTTTATGTTTTTAATATGTGCTGAGTATGTAGATAGATTTTCTTCTATACTTTGATAGTCTCCAATGTCTATAAATATTCCGTTAAAGATTGGAATTTTACTTCCTTCATCAACAGGTATTGCTATGGCTGATTGAAAAATTAAAGATAAAAGTCCTGCTGTTTTTAATGCTACTGTCTTTCCGCCTGTATTTGGTCCTGTAATTACCAATCCTCTCTTTTCGTCAAGTAAAATATCTATTGGAATAAATGGCTTTTCTTTAAGTAAGAATATAGGATGTTTTGCATTGTAAAGCTGATATGATTCTCCTATCTGTGGAAATCTGCAGTTAAAAGCTTTTGAAAATTTAGCTTTTGTGTAGAGGATGTCAAACTCAATCAAAGCATCAAAAGAGTTTGAGATAAAGTTAATTTTTGTTCTAATTATGTCTGTTAAGAATTTCAGTATTTTTCTAATTTCTAAGTTTTCTTGGAGTTTTAAATCTGTGAGTTTGTTGTTCAGCGGTACTACTTCAAATGGTTCTACATAAACCGTATTTCCCGAAGAAGACCTGTCTTGAATGATGCCCTTTATTCTATGGGAAAAGTTATACTTTACAGGAATGACAAATCTATCTCTTCTTAAGGTGATAAGCTTTTCTTGGATTGCGTCTTGGTAGTTTGGATTATTCAAGATTTTTTCAAGCTGATTATTTATAAGCTTTTCAACTTCTTTAATCTCTTTTCTAATCCTTGCTAAATCTTTACTTGCACTGTCTTTTACAGTAAAGTCTGAGTCTATGCTGTCTGTGATAAACTTTTCAAGCTCTCTAAGCGGAGTAAGATTTTGAAACAGCTTTTTAAGATGGTTTAGAGTATGGTTTGATAAAAAAGATTTTACATTCTTAACTACTCGTAAAATTTCTCCGATTTCAAAAATCTCTTTAGGAGATAAAATACTATCTTCAACCTTTGCAAGGTTTATTGCTTGGGTAATGTCAGGAAATTCTGATAGCGGAAAATATCCTTCCTTTAAAAAGACAGATTCAAACTCAGATGCTTTTGCTATTTCTCTCTCTAAAAACTCTCTGTTTGTAATAGGTTTTAGATTGTTTATCTTATTTTTCGTTATCTCGTTATGGGTATAGCTTGAAAGTAGGTTTAAAAACTTTCTATACTCTAAACTTTCTAAATCTCTTTCTCTCATTCTCTCATCTTGTTATAAAGTGTTTTTAGGTATACAAATACTTTTGGAAGCTCTTCATAAACTTCATCTGCCATATACTCGCTGTATATGTGGACCGTGCTATTACGTAAATCCACTATTTTTAGCCAATAATCATCGTATTCAATCAGTCCTTGGGTAAATACTTCTCTTATACAACCTTTTGGAGATTTGCAAATAATGCCGTATTTTTCTTCTAATTCTAATTTTAATAAAATTTTTTCTAAATCTTTTGTAAGTTTTTCTAACTTCATGGGTATAAATACTCTACAACTTGCTTTGCTACTTTTTAAAATCATCATCAACTTCGTTAAAATCAATGAAATCTATTTTATATAAAGTTGGCAGATTTTCAAGCTCTTCTTGAATTTCAAGCTTTATGTGAGATGAAATTACTGTTAAATCTATGTCAGAGCTCTATTTACTTGTGGGTTTGGTTTTATGTAATTACTCAAAATAATCCACCTATGCTATAATAATAAGTAGTAAGTAGTATAGGAGGTAAAACATGAATTTAGTAGAATTACTACAGATAGCATCATCAGAAGAAAAAGCAGAAGAATTTTTAAGAGAATGAAGTGTTAGAAAAGACAGTATTCTTGAAGATTTAAAAATTCCATTCTCTAAATTTATATTGGCTGTAAAACTATTCATCCTTGAAGCTGCTGCTCATAAAGAGCTTGATTTAGCTTACAATACTATGCACAAAATTTATACAAAACTTAGACAGTGTATATACAAATTTGTCTCAAAAGATGACCAGCTTTTATCAGGAGAAGTAGAAATGGATGAAAGCTATTTTGGAGGAAAAAGGAAAGGCAGTAGAGAAAGAGGAGCAAAGAATAAAATTTCTGTGTTTGGAATTCTTGAAAGAAATGGAAAGGTCAAAGTTGAGATAGTGAAGGATGTATCTGCTGAAAGAGGCTACTAAAATTTCATGGTGTAAGTAAGGATAATTTTATCTACTATCTAAAAGAGCTTGAATTTAGGTATAACCTTAGGGATAATATTGATGATAGTTTGTATAAATGTTTAGGTGGAATGAATTGAGGAATTACCAAAAACTAAAACAAAAGCTAAAACAAGAGAAAAACGAATACAAGAGAGATAAACTAAAAAGCACATTAGCAAAATTAAGAAAAAACTTAAAAACACTACAAAAACACGTCTCACTTCTCACGTTGAACGTTTCACGTTGAACGTTTAAAAAGTGGAAAGAGCAAAAGAGTTACCCAAAAACCTATCAACCAATGGAATCAGCAGATGAGGGGTCTGCCTGCAGGTAGATATAAAAGCTGGCAAGTTCTTTCCATAGCCTTAGCTTTCTGCTTGAAACGTGTTATAATTTTAAGGGATTGGATAGCAGCGGCTAATAGGACACTTCCAAAATACCGCCTGTTGGGGTCGGAAGTGTCTGAAATGGCGGAATACAAATACCCCAACCCAAGCTGTACAAACTGATTTTTATACTTTTTTACAGTTTGTACAGTTTGGTTGGCCAGGTTTTATGATAGACCAGCTTAGAGAATTTAAAAGAGATTACTACTGTGGAGATTTAAACGAATCAAATATAGGTGATGAAGTTAGACTTCTTGGTTGGGTTGACACTGTTAGAGACCATGGCGGAGTTATTTTTATAAATCTCAGAGACAGAGAGGGTATAGTTCAAGTAGTTTTTGACCCATCAAAAATTGGAGAAGAGTTATACAATAAAGCAAAAAAACTTAAATCAGAATACGTTATCGGTGTGAGAGGTAGAGTTAACAGAAGACCTGCAGGTACAGAAAATCCTAAAATGAAAACAGGAAACATAGAAGTAGCTGCTGAAGAGCTTTTAATCTTAAACACATCCAAGGCTTTACCTTTTCCAATAGAAGATAACATAAAAGTTAGCGAAGAAGTTAGATTAAAGTACAGATATTTAGACTTAAGAAGACCATCTATGCAAAGAAACATAATATTAAGACACGAAGTATATCAAGCGGTAAGAGAGTTTTTAGCTGGGAATGGATTTATTGAAGTAGAAACTCCAATGCTTACAAAATCAACACCTGAGGGAGCAAGAGACTTTTTAGTTCCATCAAGATTAGAAAAAGGCAAATTTTATGCACTTCCACAATCACCACAGCTATTTAAACAGATCTTAATGGTTGCAGGACTTGAAAGATACTTCCAAATAGCTAAATGTTTTAGAGATGAAGACCTAAGAGCAGACAGACAGCCAGAATTTACACAAATAGACTTAGAGATGTCTTTTGTAACAGAAGATGATGTGATGACTTTATCAGAATCTTTAATTCAGTATGTATACAAAAAAGTTCTTGGAATTGATATAAAAATTCCTTTTAGAAGAATGAGCTACGAAGAAGCTATAAATAAATACGGAACAGACAAGCCTGACTTAAGATATGGTTTAGAGCTTATAGATATTACGGATTTAGCAAAAGAAGTAGAATTTAAAGTATTTAACGATGTTGCAAAATCCGGCGGGCTTGTAAAAGGTATAAACATTAAAGGTGGGTCTAAATTTTCAAGAAAAGAAATTGATGAGCTTACAGAATACGCTAAAAAGTTTGGTGCCAAAGGAATGGCATGGGTTAAGCTTGAAAATGGAGAAGCTACTTCTCCAATCCTAAAATTCTTCACGGAAGAACAAAAACAAAAGTTATTTAGTCTTATGGACGCAAAAGATGGAGACTTGCTAATATTTATTGCAGATAAAAAAGATATTACTCACAAAGTTTTAGGATTTTTAAGAAAGCATATAGCAGAAAAAATGAATCTAATAGACAATAGCAGATTAGAGTTTTTATGGGTAGTTGATTTTCCACTTTTTGAATGGGACGAAGAAGAAAACAGACTTGTTGCAATACACCATCCGTTCACAAGTCCAAAAGACGAAGATATAGATAGATTGGACGAAGCATTAAACAATCCAGAAATTGCGCTTAGTTTTAAATCAAAAGCTTACGACATGGTTTTAAATGGTGAGGAGATAGGTGGGGGTTCAATAAGAATACATACGCCTTATATACAAGAAAAAGTATTCCAGCTTTTAAACATTTCAGAAGAAGAGGCAAAAGAAAAATTTGGGTTTTTAATAGAAGCTTTAAGCTACGGAGCACCACCACACGGGGGATTAGCTTTTGGTCTTGATAGAATTTTAGCACTTATGACAGGAAGCGAAAGCATAAGAGACGTAATCGCATTCCCTAAGACACAAAAAGGAATATGCCCGCTAACAGGAGCACCGGATTATGTTTCAGAAAAACAGCTTAAAGAAGTAGGAATAAAAGTGGAGGTGGATGAAGAATGATAAGAAAGGTTTTTTTAACAATTTTATTAATTTTCGGATTTTCTTTTGCATACCAAGACCTAAACGCAAAGCAGTTTTATGAAATGATGCAAAAAGAGAAAAACGTGATAATTCTCGACGTCAGAACACCACAAGAGTACCAAGAAGGACATATAAGTAATGCAATCAACATTCCTGTCCAAATTTTAGGACAACAATTAGATAAACTTAATAACTTCAAAGATAAAAAAATTCTTGTATACTGTAGGTCTGGCCATAGAAGTGCGATCGCAAGCCAGATATTAGATAAAGCCGGATTTAAAAACGTATACAATCTAAAAGGTGGATTATTTGAGTGGAAAGCATCAGGATTACCATTGGTTAAGTAAATTTAAGCTATTATTTAACGCACTTTTTCCAAGAGAATGTGTTTTATGTGGTGACCCTTTTATATTTACAAACCAAAACATTGTTTGTGATGATTGTTTATCAAAATTTGAAAAAAGCGAAAGCTTCTTTTGTAGAAGCTGCGGAAAGTCTGGAGAAAACACCTATCCAATATGTGAAGAATGTAAATATGATAGAAAATATTCTTACATAGAAGCTTTTACAGATTATTATGAATTTGGAGAGATTCTTAGAGAGTATAAGTTTGGTAAGTATAAAAATTTAGCTTACGATATAGCAAAAATCATTAAAGAAGACTTTCAAAAGTTCGTCAGACAAAACCAAGTACAAAATATTTTATACATTCCTATATCAAACAAAAAATTAAAAGAAAGAGGATTTAATCATTTAAAGGAAATTTTAACTTACATATTTCCAAAATATCTCATAAAAGATTATTTGATAAAAATCAAAGAGACAAAACTACAGGTTGAGTTAAATAGAGCAGAAAGGTTTGAAAATCTAAAAGATAGCTTTAAATTAACTGTTGACAAAATAGATGGAAATACGCTTATTTTTGATGACATTTTAACAACAGGTGCAACATTATTGGAAGCTTACAAAACAGTCAAAGATAAAGTTAATGGAAATCTGTACGCTTATGTAATCACAAAGGTTTGAAATGGTTTACATAGAAAATAAACTGAAAGAAAGAGATATAAATCAAAACAAAAACCAGCTAATAATTGCAATAGTATTAAACATTTTAATCGTCATAATTCAAGTTATTTTTGGCTTGTATTCAAACTCAACATCCTTAATCACTGATGCAATTCACAACTTTCAAGATGTTATTTCTTTAATTGTCAGCTTGATTGCCATTTTAGCCTTGTCAAAAAAACCAACCTTAGAGATGACTTTTGGCTTTTTAAAAGCTGAATCTATGGCCGGCTTTGTAAACAGTTTAATTTTAATAATAACGTTAATTTTTATTATTTATGAAGCTACGCTTAGATTGATTCATCCGGAAGAAGTTAAAGGTTTATTTGTCATAATCTTTGGATTTATAGCTTTTATAGTAAATCTAGTATCAGCATTAATTTTAAAACATCATCACCACCATGAAGAAGATGACCACCACCATCATGAGGATATAAACATTGCAGCTGCTTATATTCATCTTTTGAGTGATGCATTGTTATCCTTGTCTGTTGTGATTGGCGGAATTTTTATCTATCTTTTTCAAATAAGCATCATTGACCCAATCTTATCATTAATTTTCAGTATTTACATCTTTAAAGAAACTTTTCCCATTTTGAAAAAAAAGCTACAAGGTTTTAATGGAAGCAACCCCATCTAATATCAATCTGCATGAATTGATAGATGAAATAAAAAATAGATTTGATGAAATTATAGAAATTCACGATATTCACGTATGGTCTTTATCTTCCAAGGATGTCTATTTTACCGGACATATAGTTGTCAAAGACATGGATAGATCTATGGAAGTTCTTGAAAAATTAGAAAAATTCTTAAAAGAAAAAGGTATAACCCACTCCACAATCCAAATAGAAAGTTTAGATAAGATATGTGAAATATATCATTAAGAAACAGGGCGGTAAATCGCCCCTTGTTTAAAATTATATTAAGTAGTTGAACCCTCTTCGTCTAAGTATAACTCCCTGAAAACTTCGTCAGTGATTTGAACGTTTTCACCTTTAAAGCCTGGTAATGCTTCCATTCTTACCCATGCAGACCTATACCATATATCTGTTGGAACTTTATTAACCGGTGCTACTTCCTGAGCTTTTGTCTCAGCATGATAGTCCCAGTTCATGTATGTGTTAAAGTCTTGAACTATGTCTGTAATAACCATTCCATAGTCGTTTATTAAAGCTTTTTGGAATTGATGCCATCTTGTAATAGAAGAGTCTCTTAATGTTAATCCAAAGTATCCAACACTACCCTCTTGTCTTAACGCTGCAATACCTCTTGCAATAAATGCTTTAAATGCTTTTAATGTTTCTGGCGGGTCTGTGATAAATACATCAAAAGATTTCAGCCATTCTTCCGGGAATGGATTTCTTAAATCAAATCTTATAGCTTCTGCATTGTCTATACCAAGTTCTTTAAAGATTCTGTTATCAAAATCTATAGACCTTTCATCTATATCCAAGATTAAAACTCTTCTTGGAAGTCTTGTTAAAGCTACAGCCAAACCTGTTAAATCATCCTCAGCACCCATAACAAGAATATCTCTATCTCTTAAATCTTCTCTTGAATCTAAGAATAAAACTCTTGATACAGTAGTTTCCGGTGTAACGCTGCCTTGGTCATACTCTTGAATTGCTTTCGGTCTATCCTTTGTAACTTGTAAAAATGTATGATACCAATCTAAATTTGCATAGAATGGTATACCTCTACCTTCGCAAGCTTTACAAGAATAATCAACCGCCGGTGGTATTTTTAACTCTTTTACGAGATTAAAACCTTTTTCTGTTAATAAGATTTCATCGTTTTCTATTTTTGCGATGCCTTCAGCTACAAGTTGTCTTACTATTTCCGCTGTCGCCGGTACCGGTTGGTCAGCTAAGTCTACAACTTTCCAAAAATCTGATGTTGTTAAAAGACCGGCCAACACCCTTTCTACACTTCTTCCGTAAAGTTTAATATTTGTCTTTTCTGATGCTCTTTTTGCGATTAAGTCTAAAACCTCTCTTGCCAATTTCTCACCTCTCGATTATTTAATTAAATCTGATACAAATTTTGGTATTGAAAATAAAGAAGCATATATTTTATCACAAAAATATTTTGTTTTCAAATCCTTAATCTTATCAAACTCGCTTTCCTCATACTTTAAAATATCAACATCATCGGACGCCAACGTAAAGCTCCACATTCCAGCTGGATATGATGGAATAAATGCTAAATAGGTTCCAAAGTATTTAAATACTTGCTTAATCTCATTTACAGCTGTCTTAAAATAAAGCTCTTGTAAAAATGGAGATTCAGTTTGTGCTGCCATTATTCCATTTTCTCTAAGTGCATTTTTAACCTTAGTATAAAACTCTCTTTTAAACAAAGCTTCTGCAGGACCTACTGGGTCGGACAGGTCAAGCAGTATAACATCATAATAATTTTTTCTTTCATCTAAAAACTTATTTCCATCTTCTACAAAAACTTGGACTTTTGGATTGTTTAGTTCACATGAAATTGTAGGAAGATACTCTTTTGAAATTTTTATAACTTCTTCATCAATTTCACATAAATGAGCTTCTTTAACAGATGGATGTTTTAAAACTTCTCTAATTGTTCCACCATCACCACCACCAATAACAAGAACTCTTTCTGGATTTGGATGTTTTATCAAGGCAGGATGTGTAAGCATCTCATGATATATAAACTCATCTCTTTCTGTTGTTTGAACTGCACCATCTAAAACAAGCATTTTGCCATACTCATAAGTATCTAAGATCAAGATTTCCTGATACTTTGATTTCACTGTTTTAGCTTCTTTAACTTTTACAGTCAATCCTGTGTTTGGTGTTTGATACTCAGTAAACCAGATCAATTTTTACCTCCAAAGATTATTTGAAATGCATTATTATAAATACTTTACTTTTCAAAACCTGCCTTTACGGAGACACTATAATACAAGAAGATTTTGTAAAATATTTAGTTGTAAGCTTAGTTAAATCTTTGAGTTTTACATTTTTAATTAAATTTGGATAGTTTTTATCCATTTGATAACCAAGTCCTACAGTTTCAAACCATCCTAAATAATATGCTTGTTTTGACCTTGTTTGATGGTCCATCATAAACGTTCCAAGAATTTTTTCTTTGGATGTTTTTATCTCTTCTTCCTTTATTCC harbors:
- a CDS encoding endonuclease MutS2; translated protein: MRERDLESLEYRKFLNLLSSYTHNEITKNKINNLKPITNREFLEREIAKASEFESVFLKEGYFPLSEFPDITQAINLAKVEDSILSPKEIFEIGEILRVVKNVKSFLSNHTLNHLKKLFQNLTPLRELEKFITDSIDSDFTVKDSASKDLARIRKEIKEVEKLINNQLEKILNNPNYQDAIQEKLITLRRDRFVIPVKYNFSHRIKGIIQDRSSSGNTVYVEPFEVVPLNNKLTDLKLQENLEIRKILKFLTDIIRTKINFISNSFDALIEFDILYTKAKFSKAFNCRFPQIGESYQLYNAKHPIFLLKEKPFIPIDILLDEKRGLVITGPNTGGKTVALKTAGLLSLIFQSAIAIPVDEGSKIPIFNGIFIDIGDYQSIEENLSTYSAHIKNIKEMLDLADKNSLLLFDELIPGTDPDFASAIGIAILDYVKEKNIRVIATTHLKKIKAYVLNNDYFKIATVGFDKETLTPTYKIYYNAVGESMAFYIAQKLNLQEEIIEKAKSLISKDLLNFEELASKFSALISEYEEKIKEINQLKQQLELEKAKYENLAKQLEKDKKEKWKESLKEIQDFVEKIRQEGYEVLKEVKERQTGAPLEKFVKEKKEIKIKTEEESKAEEIKEGDVVRIKGKTQEGTVIAIREDKANVNFGGIKIWLPLSQLEKRPQKEEKTTFKITKSKTDITPSINLIGKTKEEAIKELERYIDKVILEGYATFKIIHGYGTGVLRNAVREYLDKLPFKLKYEDAPYHEGGLGVTMVRFEE
- a CDS encoding nucleotidyltransferase substrate binding protein, encoding MMILKSSKASCRVFIPMKLEKLTKDLEKILLKLELEEKYGIICKSPKGCIREVFTQGLIEYDDYWLKIVDLRNSTVHIYSEYMADEVYEELPKVFVYLKTLYNKMRE
- the aspS gene encoding aspartate--tRNA ligase, with product MIDQLREFKRDYYCGDLNESNIGDEVRLLGWVDTVRDHGGVIFINLRDREGIVQVVFDPSKIGEELYNKAKKLKSEYVIGVRGRVNRRPAGTENPKMKTGNIEVAAEELLILNTSKALPFPIEDNIKVSEEVRLKYRYLDLRRPSMQRNIILRHEVYQAVREFLAGNGFIEVETPMLTKSTPEGARDFLVPSRLEKGKFYALPQSPQLFKQILMVAGLERYFQIAKCFRDEDLRADRQPEFTQIDLEMSFVTEDDVMTLSESLIQYVYKKVLGIDIKIPFRRMSYEEAINKYGTDKPDLRYGLELIDITDLAKEVEFKVFNDVAKSGGLVKGINIKGGSKFSRKEIDELTEYAKKFGAKGMAWVKLENGEATSPILKFFTEEQKQKLFSLMDAKDGDLLIFIADKKDITHKVLGFLRKHIAEKMNLIDNSRLEFLWVVDFPLFEWDEEENRLVAIHHPFTSPKDEDIDRLDEALNNPEIALSFKSKAYDMVLNGEEIGGGSIRIHTPYIQEKVFQLLNISEEEAKEKFGFLIEALSYGAPPHGGLAFGLDRILALMTGSESIRDVIAFPKTQKGICPLTGAPDYVSEKQLKEVGIKVEVDEE
- a CDS encoding rhodanese-like domain-containing protein, which gives rise to MIRKVFLTILLIFGFSFAYQDLNAKQFYEMMQKEKNVIILDVRTPQEYQEGHISNAINIPVQILGQQLDKLNNFKDKKILVYCRSGHRSAIASQILDKAGFKNVYNLKGGLFEWKASGLPLVK
- a CDS encoding double zinc ribbon domain-containing protein: MDYLSGKHQDYHWLSKFKLLFNALFPRECVLCGDPFIFTNQNIVCDDCLSKFEKSESFFCRSCGKSGENTYPICEECKYDRKYSYIEAFTDYYEFGEILREYKFGKYKNLAYDIAKIIKEDFQKFVRQNQVQNILYIPISNKKLKERGFNHLKEILTYIFPKYLIKDYLIKIKETKLQVELNRAERFENLKDSFKLTVDKIDGNTLIFDDILTTGATLLEAYKTVKDKVNGNLYAYVITKV
- a CDS encoding cation diffusion facilitator family transporter, translating into MVYIENKLKERDINQNKNQLIIAIVLNILIVIIQVIFGLYSNSTSLITDAIHNFQDVISLIVSLIAILALSKKPTLEMTFGFLKAESMAGFVNSLILIITLIFIIYEATLRLIHPEEVKGLFVIIFGFIAFIVNLVSALILKHHHHHEEDDHHHHEDINIAAAYIHLLSDALLSLSVVIGGIFIYLFQISIIDPILSLIFSIYIFKETFPILKKKLQGFNGSNPI
- a CDS encoding bis-aminopropyl spermidine synthase family protein, with amino-acid sequence MAREVLDLIAKRASEKTNIKLYGRSVERVLAGLLTTSDFWKVVDLADQPVPATAEIVRQLVAEGIAKIENDEILLTEKGFNLVKELKIPPAVDYSCKACEGRGIPFYANLDWYHTFLQVTKDRPKAIQEYDQGSVTPETTVSRVLFLDSREDLRDRDILVMGAEDDLTGLAVALTRLPRRVLILDIDERSIDFDNRIFKELGIDNAEAIRFDLRNPFPEEWLKSFDVFITDPPETLKAFKAFIARGIAALRQEGSVGYFGLTLRDSSITRWHQFQKALINDYGMVITDIVQDFNTYMNWDYHAETKAQEVAPVNKVPTDIWYRSAWVRMEALPGFKGENVQITDEVFRELYLDEEGSTT
- the speE gene encoding polyamine aminopropyltransferase — encoded protein: MIWFTEYQTPNTGLTVKVKEAKTVKSKYQEILILDTYEYGKMLVLDGAVQTTERDEFIYHEMLTHPALIKHPNPERVLVIGGGDGGTIREVLKHPSVKEAHLCEIDEEVIKISKEYLPTISCELNNPKVQVFVEDGNKFLDERKNYYDVILLDLSDPVGPAEALFKREFYTKVKNALRENGIMAAQTESPFLQELYFKTAVNEIKQVFKYFGTYLAFIPSYPAGMWSFTLASDDVDILKYEESEFDKIKDLKTKYFCDKIYASLFSIPKFVSDLIK